In the genome of Entelurus aequoreus isolate RoL-2023_Sb linkage group LG08, RoL_Eaeq_v1.1, whole genome shotgun sequence, one region contains:
- the sfxn2 gene encoding sideroflexin-2: MFAGVFSVPRRYRLVEAARPGLQDQPPWISPPGTVMALTSTFDIDAPRWDQSTFMGRLKHFFNITDWRTALLPDSRLDEAKALVESCRAGSVPPGTTEEQLHYAKKLYDSAFHPDTGDRMNLIGRMSFQVPGGMAITGAMLQFYRHVLDGLVFPGRSPAVVFWQWVNQSFNALVNYTNRNAASSITPKQIGVAYVTATSTALATAVGLNLYTKRAPPLVARWVPFVAVAAANCVNIPMMRQQEILNGIAVTDENGNKLGHSKKAAAKGITQVVISRITMAAPGMIILPIIMQRLEKYKFMQRITYLHGPIQVMMVGVFLVFMVPAACSLFPQKCSIAVSKLEPELRDAILSKHGDGVQSVYFNKGL; this comes from the exons GTCTGCAAGACCAGCCGCCTTGGATTAGCCCGCCAGGAACCGTCATGGCGCTGACCTCCACGTTCGACATTGACGCGCCGCGATGGGACCAGTCCACATTCATGGGCCGGCTGAAGCACTTCTTCAACATCACCGACTGGCGGACGGCGCTCCTGCCGGACTCGCGCCTGGACGAGGCCAAAGCCTTAGTGGAGAGCTGCAG GGCAGGTTCCGTCCCGCCGGGCACCACGGAGGAGCAGCTCCACTACGCCAAGAAGCTCTATGACTCCGCCTTTCACCCCGACACGGGGGACCGCATGAACCTCATCGGACGTATGTCCTTTCAGGTACCAGGAGGCATGGCCATCACGGGCGCCATGCTCCAGTTCTACAG ACATGTCTTGGATGGTCTTGTCTTTCCAGGACGGTCCCCCGCGGTGGTGTTTTGGCAGTGGGTCAATCAGTCCTTCAACGCGCTGGTCAACTACACCAACCGCAACGCCGCGTCAAGCATCACCCCGAA GCAGATCGGCGTGGCCTACGTCACGGCGACCAGCACGGCTTTGGCTACGGCGGTCGGGCTCAACCTCTACACGAAG AGAGCGCCCCCTCTGGTCGCACGATGGGTCCCTTTCGTGGCTGTGGCAGCGGCCAACTGTGTCAACATTCCCATGATGAGGCAACA GGAAATCCTAAACGGCATCGCTGTCACCGATGAAAACGGGAACAAACTCGGCCACTCAAAA AAGGCGGCGGCGAAAGGCATCACCCAGGTGGTCATCTCCAGGATCACCATGGCTGCACCAGGAATGA TCATCCTCCCCATCATTATGCAGAGGCTGGAAAAATACAAATTCATGCAG AGAATCACGTATCTCCACGGGCCCATTCAAGTGATGATGGTGGGCGTCTT ttTGGTCTTCATGGTGCCGGCAGCCTGCTCTTTGTTCCCACAGAAATG CTCCATTGCCGTGTCCAAACTCGAGCCGGAGCTCCGTGACGCCATCCTGTCCAAGCACGGCGACGGCGTACAAAGCGTGTACTTCAACAAAGGCCTCTGA